The Zingiber officinale cultivar Zhangliang unplaced genomic scaffold, Zo_v1.1 ctg200, whole genome shotgun sequence genome includes the window TCCGCAGAAGCTCTTCTCTTTGCTGCAGGAGGTCAAGAGGAACCTAGCCCTGTTGCAGAGCCAGCAGCATAGGAGGGAGGCCATGGCCTTGGTGGAGCTGGATAAGAGCCTTCAAGTGTTTGATGAATTGATTCAGAGAGTATCTAAGACTGTCTCAGGAGAGGAAaccgaagaggaggaggaagaggagaagtggAAGGAGGAAGTTAACGATGGGATTGGTAGAAGTTTGAGTTTGGTCGAAAAATTGAAGGATGAGAAGAAAGAGGAGGCGAATTCTTTATCAAAGCTTGATGATGCCTACTCAGGTCAGTTTATTCTCTGCTTTTGCTTATTTTCTCTGCAATGGTCGCTTTCTTTGCTTAATTCTTTCTTCAATTATGTTGAAGTAAGTTTGTTGATTGAATGATTGTTTGTGAAGAGTGCTTCTTGAGCTCATAGAGTTGTAAGCACGGGGCAATTTGAAGGTCCCAAGGCAAATTTTTCTTCAAGCCTTTCGAATTCCATTGCCATTTTGctaaaataaataagtaaaaaaGAGCAAGATTCATGCCAACCTTTAAGGTACTATCTAACAATTTAAGATCATGCATGCCTTTGTGATTAACCATTTGATTGTTGCTAGGTAAAAAATCTTAggtaatattattatattttcttacttGTTGCCTTGTTAAAGATTCAACTTGGTGTTTTGGAATGCTCAAAGACGACCTAGATTTCTTAACTTGATGGATTGGCTCATTTAGAGTTTAAAGTATGATTAATCTAAGCGACCTTAATTTGTTTAGCATGATAAGATTCACTCAGCCAAACTCAAACTATTGGGATATAAATTTGTTGTTTCATTGTGTCTATTCACTCTACATAGATATTTGAATTTTTGGTATCCTCATGCTCTCAAAATCTGTCTCATTCTCCCTATAGTTAATGGCGATACAAAGCTAAGCCTCATCCAAGTGGCAAGCTTAATTGAAACTTCAGCTAAGAAAGGAGTTCGAGTCATTGATCTCCAAGGCAAGCTAATGGACCAAATTGAGTGGCTTCCAAACTCACTTGGAAAATTACAAGAAGCCACTGAATTGAAGATATCAGAGAACCGAATCATGGCTCTTCCAACGTCTATTGGAAGCTTGAAATGCGTAACAAAGCTTGACATCCACTCCAATCAACTCATAAACCTACCTGAATCATTTGGAGAACTATCCAATCTGATCGATCTCGATTTGCATGCAAACCGCCTAAAAACTCTGCCTTCTACATTTGGGAACCTTACAAATCTAGTCAACCTCGATCTGAGTTCTAACCAGTTCTATGTTCTTCCCCACACAATAGGGAACCTAACAAATTTGAGATGGTTGAACATCGAGACAAATGAACTTGAAGAGCTCCCTTACACTATTGGATCGTGTACTGCTCTCATCGAGCTCAGGTTAGATTTCAATCAGCTAAAAGCATTACCTGAAGCGATCGGGAAACTCGAGTGCTTGGAAATTCTTA containing:
- the LOC122036725 gene encoding plant intracellular Ras-group-related LRR protein 5-like isoform X1 codes for the protein MGNPTQSTSVGVIEAVEEIMMAYRSLPPRPSIEEVEAAIAVIRTADSEQELRVWEIAKTQRPPDVPQKLFSLLQEVKRNLALLQSQQHRREAMALVELDKSLQVFDELIQRVSKTVSGEETEEEEEEEKWKEEVNDGIGRSLSLVEKLKDEKKEEANSLSKLDDAYSVNGDTKLSLIQVASLIETSAKKGVRVIDLQGKLMDQIEWLPNSLGKLQEATELKISENRIMALPTSIGSLKCVTKLDIHSNQLINLPESFGELSNLIDLDLHANRLKTLPSTFGNLTNLVNLDLSSNQFYVLPHTIGNLTNLRWLNIETNELEELPYTIGSCTALIELRLDFNQLKALPEAIGKLECLEILTLHYNRVKSLPSTMSSLSKLKELNVSFNELESIPESLCLVKSLVKLDVGRNFADLRMLPRSIGNLEMLEELDISSNQIRILPDSFSLLAKLRMFNADETPLEMPPKDVIKLGAQAVVQYMADSVRAKTEGSQQAEPKDCLFWLCSLCSTIEEE
- the LOC122036725 gene encoding plant intracellular Ras-group-related LRR protein 5-like isoform X2 — its product is MGNPTQSTSVGVIEAVEEIMMAYRSLPPRPSIEEVEAAIAVIRTADSEQELRVWEIAKTQRPPDVPQKLFSLLQEVKRNLALLQSQQHRREAMALVELDKSLQVFDELIQRVSKTVSGEETEEEEEEEKWKEEVNDGIGRSLSLVEKLKDEKKEEANSLSKLDDAYSVNGDTKLSLIQVASLIETSAKKGVRVIDLQGKLMDQIEWLPNSLGKLQEATELKISENRIMALPTSIGSLKCVTKLDIHSNQLINLPESFGELSNLIDLDLHANRLKTLPSTFGNLTNLVNLDLSSNQFYVLPHTIGNLTNLRWLNIETNELEELPYTIGSCTALIELSFNELESIPESLCLVKSLVKLDVGRNFADLRMLPRSIGNLEMLEELDISSNQIRILPDSFSLLAKLRMFNADETPLEMPPKDVIKLGAQAVVQYMADSVRAKTEGSQQAEPKDCLFWLCSLCSTIEEE